A segment of the Streptomyces diastaticus subsp. diastaticus genome:
GCTGCCGGTCTCCGTGCTGAAGCTCGACGGGTCGTTCGTCCGCAGCTTCCGCGACGACGTGCCGCCCGGGGCCGCCGACGAGGTGGTGGTCGAGGCGATGGTGTCGCTCGCCCACCGGCTGGGGCTGACCGTGACCGCCGAGTGCGTGGAGACCGCGCAGCAGGCGCGGCGGTTGCTCGGCATCGGGTGCGACACCGGGCAGGGGTGGCTGTGGTCGCGGCCCGTCGGGCCGGAGCGGATCGCCGGTTTGCTGCGCCGACAGGGGTGACGGCCGCTCCGTCGGCCTCCCGGGGGCCGGTGGTGGGACCCGGCCCGGCGGCCTCGAACGCCGGCCGGCGGCCCCGGGCTGCTGATCCGCCGTCCACCGGATCAGCCGCGGCGGTCGCTGCCGGCCTCGAACGCCACCCGGCCCGGAGACGCGGTCTCAGACGCCGTCCGGGCCTGAAGGGTGGCTCGGACGGCGACTGGACCGGGGCGGCCTCGGCGGAAGCCGGGCCGGGGGGGTCGGCGTCCGCCGAGGCCACCGGGGCCGGCGCGGCCCTGCCGCCTCGGCGGGTCCAGCCGGGTCCCGGCCGGCCCGGGCAGGAGTCATCCCAGGTCGGGCATCTCGTAGGCGTCGGCGATGAGCTCGTAGGAGCGGACGCGGGCGGCCTGGGTGTGGGCGTTGGCGGTGAGCATGAGTTCGTCCGCCCCGGTGCGCTTCTGGAGGTCGTCGAGGCCGGCGCGTACCTCGTCGGGGGTGCCGTGGACGACGTTGGAGAGCCAGTCCTCGATGAAGTCCTGCTCGACGGGGGAGAAGGAGTGCGCCTCGGCCTCCTCGGGCGTGGGCACCAGTCCGGGCGCGCCTCGGCGCAGCCGGACCATGTTGAGGGCCCCGGTGAGCACCTGCCGACGGGCCTCCTTCGGGTCGTCGGCGGCGAACGCGGAGACGCCGATCATGGCGTAGGGGGCGTCCAGCACGGCCGAGGGCCGGAAGGATTCGCGGTACAGGTCGAGCGCGGGGATGGTGTTACGGGCCGAGAAGTGGTGGGCGAAGGAGAACGGGAGGCCCATCATCCCGGCGAGGCGGGCGCTGAAGCCGGAGGAGCCGAGCAGCCAGATCTGCGGCCGGTGCGGGGACTGCACGCCGCCCGCGGTGGTGGACTGGACGGGCCCGGGCACGGCGTGGATGCGCCGGTACGGGTGGCCGTCGGGGAAGTCGTCGTCGAGGAAGCGGATCAGTTCGGCGAGTTGCTCGGGGAAGTCGTCGGCGCCCTCGTGCAGCCGGTCGGTACGGCGCAGGGCGGCGGCGGTGGCCCCGTCGGTGCCGGGGGCGCGGCCGAGCCCGAGGTCGACGCGGCCCGGGGCCAGCGCCTCCAGGGTGCCGAACTGCTCGGCGATGACCAGCGGCGCGTGGTTGGGGAGCATGACGCCGCCGGAGCCGAGGCGCACCCGCTCGGTGTGGGCGGCGAGGTGGGCGAGGATCACCGCCGGGGAGGAGGAGGCGACGCCGGGCATGGAGTGGTGTTCCGCCACCCAGTGGCGGGTGAAGCCCCGGCGGTCGGCGGTCCGGGCGATCCGGACCGCCGCGTGCAGGGCGTCCGTGGACGTCTGGCCCGCGCCCACGGTGGCCAGGTCCAGTACGGAGAGGGGGGTCGGGGCGGTGCCCTGGGCCTTTCCTCGGATGTCGTCCACCGGGGTGCCTCCTGTTGCTGGGGGTGTGAACCCCTCCTTAACGGGAGGGTGACTCCGTTTTATTCCCCACCCGCCCGCCCCTGGTGGGGCCACCGGCCCGCTCAGGAGACCACTTGGGGCTTCTGGAGGAAGAGGGTACCCAGGGCGGGCTCGCGGACCCGGCGCCCGGCCAGCCGCAGCGCCTCCCAGACCGTGACCTGGTTGGCGGTGAGCACGGGCTTGCCCAACTCCTCCTCCAGTTCGGTGACGTACGCGGCGGTGTGCAGGGCGGTGTCGGGCAGGAGGACCGCCTCGGCGTCGGGGTGGTCGCCCGAGCGGGCCAGCTCCCGGACCTCGTCCCAGCCCCAGGTGCCGACCTCGGCCGCGGTGATGATGCCGCTGGCCCTCTCCTGGACGACTTCGGTACCGGCGGCCTCGAGGAAGCCGGAGAAGCGGCCCGCGACGTCGTCGGGGTAGGTCGCCGCCACCGCCACCCGGCTCGCGCCGATCTCCTTGACGGCGTGGGCGAAGGCGAACGAGGTGCTGGAGGCGGGGAGCCCGGCGGCCTGCGCGAGCGTGCGGACCTGCTCGTGGGCGCCGTCCCAGCCGTAGACGAAGCTGCCGCTGGTGCAGGCCCAGACGACCGCCTCGGCGCCGGAGAGGCGCAGTTCCTCGACGCCCGCACCGAGCCGGGCCTCGGAGCCCATCTCCAGCAGGGCGTCGACACGGTGGGCGTCCTCGCCGATGTCGGTGTGGATGACGTGCAGCCGGACGCTGCCGCCCATCAGCACCTCGATGCGCGGGTAGTCGTCCTCGGCGGAGTGCCCCGGGTAGAGAAAGCCGAGCGCTGTCATGTGTGCCCTTTCCCTTTGTCGACGTTGCCGCTGGGACCTCTGGTCTCCCTCACGGGCTTACTGGCTCCGATTCCCGCACATCCGGCCGCCATGTCCCGCGAGCCCCGCCCCGGGGCGGTGGCTACCGGAGCGGGCTCTCCGGCAGGGCCGGCTCTTCGCTGCCGCCTCTGCGGGGTGCGGCCGGGCCCGGGGCCGTCGTGCCGAACTCGCTCACGCCGGGGCGGGCGGCCGGGTTGAGCAGCGCCTGGTACGGGCCGACGGCGCCGATGCCGAGGCGGCGCAGGGCGGACCAGACGGTCACCTGGTTGGCGGAGAGCACCGGGACGCGCAACTCCGCCTCCAGCTGGGGGATGACGTCGTAGGTGGGCAGGTTGGTGCAGCTGATGAACAGGGCGTCGACCGGCTTGCGGCGGACGGCGCGGTGGGCCATGGCGGAGACGTCCCGGTAGGGGACCTGCCAGATGTGGTGGGTGAGGCCGAGGTTGGCCCGTGCGGTGACCTCGATGCCGCCCCGGGCCAGGTACCGCTCCAGCGACCGGGTGACCGACCGCGTGTAGGGGGTGACCAGGGCGATCCGGCGGGCGCCGATCTCCGCCAGGGCTTCGAGCACCGCTCCGGAGGTGGTGACGGAGGGGACACCGCCGGCCTGGGTCATGGCCGCGCGCATGGCGTGCTCCCCGGCGTGGCCGCCGACGAAGCTGCCCGAGGTGCAGGCGTAGGCGAGGACCTGGGGCTCGGCGGCGCTGAGGGCGCGGACCGCCTCGTGGAGCGTGGCGTGTTCGCTGACCAGCCGGGCGAGGTCGAGGCTGACCTCGACGGGGACGTAGGGGGTGCGGGTGAGATGGAGCGAGACCTCGTCGGGTACCCATCGCCAGAGTTCCCGGTCGAGTGCGAAGTCGAAGGGTGCGACCACACCGACGCCGTGCTGAGGGTGCGGTCCGCCCAGAAAGGAGACGTCCATGAGCAGGCCCCAATTTTCGAAAGGGTGCTTGCGGAGACCGGCCGGAGCCGGGAGGGGTGCGGATGCCGGCGTGTGCGCCGGGACGTCGGGACAGAGCCTGAAGCGCGTGCTCGGCCGAGAACTCTCCGTGACATCGGCGATTCCCCGTGGCGAAGGGCTTCTGTTGACGACGGTAGGTTCGGGTGCCAGCGTGGTCAATCCACACGTCTCGGACAGCTTCGGACCGGTACCTACCACGGAAGCGGAAGCACGTTGCCCATGGGTTTCCCGCACGTATCCGACGAGGCGCTTCCGCCTCCCCCGTCACCGGGCCGGTCCGCCGGGCCCACCCTCCTGGTGCTCGACGCGGACCCGCCGCCACGGCTGGAATCCCTGGCCGGACGGGCCCGGGTCCTGCACGCGGACGCCTCCTCTCTGGCCTCGCTGCTGCCCGAGGCGGACGTTCTGCTGGTGTGGGACTTCCTCTCCGACGCGGTCCGCGAGGCATGGCCCGGGCCGGGCCCGCGGCCCGGCTGGGTGCACACCGCCAGTGCCGGCGCGGACCGGCTGATCTGCCCGGAGCTGGTCGCCTCGGACACCGTGGTGACCAACGCGCGGGGCGTCTTCGACCAGCCCATCGCCGAGTACGTGGCCGCGCTGGTACTGGCCTTCGCCAAGGATCTGCCGCGCACGCTGGAGCTGGGCGCGGCCCGCGAGTGGCGCCATCGGGAGACGCGGCGGGTGGCTGGAACTCGCGCCTGCGTCGTCGGTTCGGGCCCGATCGGCCGGGCCATCTCCCGGGTGCTGACGGCGCTCGGGGTGCACGTCTCGGTGGTCGGCCGCACGGCCCGTAACGGAATCCACGGGCAGGAGGAACTGGACGCGCTGCTCGCCGCCTCCGACTGGGTGGTCTGCGCGGCCCCGCTCACCGAGGAGACGCGCGGCCTCTTCGACGCCGGCCGGTTCGCCCGGATGAGGGAATCGGCGTACTTCGTGAACATCGGGCGCGGCGCGCACGTCGTCGAGGCCGACCTCGCCGGGGCGCTGGCGGCCGGGCGGATCGCGGGGGCGGCCCTCGACGTCTTCGCCACCGAGCCGCTGCCCGCGAGCAGCCCGCTGTGGGCGGCCCCGGGCCTGGTGGTCTCCCCGCACATGAGCGGCGACACCGTCGGCTGGCGCGACGACCTGGGCGAGCAGTTCCTGGAGCTGTACGCCCTGTGGGAGGCGGGCCGGCCGCTGCGGAACGTGGTCGACAAGGAGCGCGGGTATGTCCCCGGGCACTGACGGGGAGAGCTTGCGGGACGACGGCCGCCGCGCTCCGGGCCCACCCCCCGCGCGGCGGACGGCCGTACGGAACTGATCGGCTGCACCCGGTCCCCCGCGGGCCGGGCGAACCCCCAGGAGGGGCGGATGACCGACCGCATCGCACCGACCGACACCGAGGACCGCGCCGCCGCACCGCGCCCGGCCGCCCCCGAGCCCCGGATGCCCGCCCCCGGCGCGGGCGGCCGCCCCGCCCCGCCCACCGCCACCGCCCTGCTGGCCGCCTACCGGGCGGGCACCCTCAGCCCCGTGGAGGCCACCCGGGACGCGCTGGCCCGGATCGCGGCGACCGAGCCGTCGGTGAACGCCTTCGTCCGGGTGGACGAGGAGGCGGCTCTGGCGCGGGCCGAGGAGTCGGCGCGCCGGTGGGAGCGCGGGGAGCCGGCCGGGCTGCTGGACGGGGTGCCGGTGACGGTGAAGGACATCCTGCTCCAGCGCGGCGGGCCGACGTTCAAGGGGTCGCGGACGACCGGGCCGCACGGGCCGTGGGAGGAGGACGCCCCGTCGGTGGCGCGGCTGCGGGAACACGGCGCGGTCTTCCTCGGCAAGACGACGACTCCGGAGTTCGGCTGGAAGGGCGTGACCGACTCCCCGCTGAGCGGCGCGACCCGCAACCCGTACGACCCGGCGCTCACCTCCGGCGGCTCCAGCGGCGGCGGCGCGGCGGCGGTCGCCGTCGGCGCGGGCCCACTGGCGCTCGGCACGGACGGCGGCGGGTCGGTGCGCATCCCGGCCGCGTTCTGCGGGATCTTCGCCCTGAAGCCGACCTACGGGCGGGTGCCGCTGTACCCGGCGAGCGCCTTCGGGACGCTGGCGCACGTCGGCCCGATGACGCTGGACGCGCGGGACGCGGCGCTGATGATGGACGTGATCAGCGGCCAGGACGCACGTGACTGGTCGCAGTCGGGTCCGGTCGCCGAGAGCTTCCGGACCGGTCTGGACGAGGGGGTGCGCGGGCTGCGGGTGGCCTACTCCCCCACCTTCGGCGGGCAGGTCGCGGTCGACCCGGCGGTGGCGGCGGCGGTGCGGGCGGGAGTGGAGCGGCTGGCGGCGCTGGGCGCCTGGGTGAGCGAGGACGACCCGGACTTCACCGATCCGGTCGACGCCTTCCACACCCTGTGGTTCAGCGGGGCGGCGCGGGTGGTGCAGCCGCTGGGGCCCCGGGCGCGGGCGCGGCTCGACCCGGGTCTGCGGGAGGTCTGCGGGCAGGGCGAGCGG
Coding sequences within it:
- a CDS encoding maleate cis-trans isomerase family protein, which translates into the protein MTALGFLYPGHSAEDDYPRIEVLMGGSVRLHVIHTDIGEDAHRVDALLEMGSEARLGAGVEELRLSGAEAVVWACTSGSFVYGWDGAHEQVRTLAQAAGLPASSTSFAFAHAVKEIGASRVAVAATYPDDVAGRFSGFLEAAGTEVVQERASGIITAAEVGTWGWDEVRELARSGDHPDAEAVLLPDTALHTAAYVTELEEELGKPVLTANQVTVWEALRLAGRRVREPALGTLFLQKPQVVS
- a CDS encoding maleate cis-trans isomerase family protein produces the protein MDVSFLGGPHPQHGVGVVAPFDFALDRELWRWVPDEVSLHLTRTPYVPVEVSLDLARLVSEHATLHEAVRALSAAEPQVLAYACTSGSFVGGHAGEHAMRAAMTQAGGVPSVTTSGAVLEALAEIGARRIALVTPYTRSVTRSLERYLARGGIEVTARANLGLTHHIWQVPYRDVSAMAHRAVRRKPVDALFISCTNLPTYDVIPQLEAELRVPVLSANQVTVWSALRRLGIGAVGPYQALLNPAARPGVSEFGTTAPGPAAPRRGGSEEPALPESPLR
- a CDS encoding D-2-hydroxyacid dehydrogenase; the encoded protein is MGFPHVSDEALPPPPSPGRSAGPTLLVLDADPPPRLESLAGRARVLHADASSLASLLPEADVLLVWDFLSDAVREAWPGPGPRPGWVHTASAGADRLICPELVASDTVVTNARGVFDQPIAEYVAALVLAFAKDLPRTLELGAAREWRHRETRRVAGTRACVVGSGPIGRAISRVLTALGVHVSVVGRTARNGIHGQEELDALLAASDWVVCAAPLTEETRGLFDAGRFARMRESAYFVNIGRGAHVVEADLAGALAAGRIAGAALDVFATEPLPASSPLWAAPGLVVSPHMSGDTVGWRDDLGEQFLELYALWEAGRPLRNVVDKERGYVPGH
- a CDS encoding amidase, whose translation is MTDRIAPTDTEDRAAAPRPAAPEPRMPAPGAGGRPAPPTATALLAAYRAGTLSPVEATRDALARIAATEPSVNAFVRVDEEAALARAEESARRWERGEPAGLLDGVPVTVKDILLQRGGPTFKGSRTTGPHGPWEEDAPSVARLREHGAVFLGKTTTPEFGWKGVTDSPLSGATRNPYDPALTSGGSSGGGAAAVAVGAGPLALGTDGGGSVRIPAAFCGIFALKPTYGRVPLYPASAFGTLAHVGPMTLDARDAALMMDVISGQDARDWSQSGPVAESFRTGLDEGVRGLRVAYSPTFGGQVAVDPAVAAAVRAGVERLAALGAWVSEDDPDFTDPVDAFHTLWFSGAARVVQPLGPRARARLDPGLREVCGQGERYSALDYLAAVDTRMELGRRMGRFHERYDLLVTPTLPVTAFDAGLEVPKGSGLRRWTGWTPFTYPFNLTQQPAASVPVGTDARGRPVGLQIVGPRHADALVLRAAHALYAAGAAGIAPPAL
- a CDS encoding LLM class flavin-dependent oxidoreductase, giving the protein MDDIRGKAQGTAPTPLSVLDLATVGAGQTSTDALHAAVRIARTADRRGFTRHWVAEHHSMPGVASSSPAVILAHLAAHTERVRLGSGGVMLPNHAPLVIAEQFGTLEALAPGRVDLGLGRAPGTDGATAAALRRTDRLHEGADDFPEQLAELIRFLDDDFPDGHPYRRIHAVPGPVQSTTAGGVQSPHRPQIWLLGSSGFSARLAGMMGLPFSFAHHFSARNTIPALDLYRESFRPSAVLDAPYAMIGVSAFAADDPKEARRQVLTGALNMVRLRRGAPGLVPTPEEAEAHSFSPVEQDFIEDWLSNVVHGTPDEVRAGLDDLQKRTGADELMLTANAHTQAARVRSYELIADAYEMPDLG